A single genomic interval of Anopheles marshallii chromosome 2, idAnoMarsDA_429_01, whole genome shotgun sequence harbors:
- the LOC128718889 gene encoding alpha-tocopherol transfer protein-like, which produces MPPTVHKETNFSTTDLKWKMSLIQPTGELSAKIKEELREPANPADIERDIGIIREWLGKQPHLPKDMDDARLRTFLRGCKFSLERVKQKLDMYYTMRNAVPEFFTERDVSRAEMAEVLNVIHMPPLPGLTPNGCRVVMLRGTDKDIATPNVVESMKATLMIGDIRLAEESVGVAGDVYVLDASVATPTHFAKFTPGLVKKFLICVQEAYPVKLKEVHVINVSPIVDTIVNFVKPFLKEKIRERIHIHSNIEDLYKFVPKAMLPSEYGGDAGSCKELNDAWRAKMGEYTAWFKEQEGSKANESLRPGAPKTADELFGMDGTFRQLTID; this is translated from the exons ATGCCACCGACCGTGCACAAGGAGACCAATTTCTCCACCACAGACCTGAAGTGGAAG ATGTCTCTGATCCAGCCGACCGGTGAACTGAGCGCCAAGATCAAGGAGGAGCTGCGCGAGCCCGCAAACCCGGCCGACATTGAGCGCGACATTGGCATCATCCGCGAATGGCTGGGCAAGCAGCCGCATCTGCCCAAGGATATGGACGATGCCCGCCTGCGCACCTTCCTGCGCGGCTGCAAGTTCAGCCTGGAGCGCGTCAAGCAGAAGCTGGACATGTACTACACCATGCGCAATGCCGTGCCGGAGTTCTTCACCGAGCGTGATGTGAGCCGTGCGGAGATGGCCGAGGTGCTGAATGTGAT CCATATGCCGCCACTGCCGGGTCTGACCCCGAATGGATGCCGTGTGGTGATGCTGCGCGGTACCGACAAGGATATCGCCACCCCGAACGTTGTCGAGTCGATGAAGGCCACGCTGATGATCGGTGACATCCGTCTGGCGGAGGAGTCGGTCGGTGTTGCCGGTGATGTGTACGTGCTGGATGCGAGCGTTGCCACCCCGACGCACTTCGCCAAGTTCACGCCGGGACTGGTGAAGAAGTTCCTGATCTGCGTGCAGGAAGCGTACCCAGTGAAGCTGAAGGAGGTGCACGTCATCAACGTGTCGCCGATCGTCGACACGATCGTCAACTTCGTGAAGCCCTTCCTGAAGGAGAAGATCCGCGAGCGTATCCACATCCACAGCAACATCGAGGATCTGTACAAGTTCGTGCCGAAGGCGATGCTGCCGAGCGAGTACGGCGGCGATGCCGGCTCGTGCAAGGAACTGAACGATGCGTGGCGCGCCAAGATGGGCGAATACACCGCCTGGTTCAAGGAGCAGGAAGGCTCCAAGGCGAACGAATCGCTCAGACCGGGCGCACCAAAGACGGCCGATGAGCTGTTCGGCATGGACGGTACCTTCCGACAGCTGACCATCGATTAA
- the LOC128709551 gene encoding odorant receptor 83a, whose product MTLRSSSEDDQTLSLNFRMLERVLRFVALWPTDYNPYLPKYLRGRYLLSELINSCYMLFWFFVCVHIAAFHIVSILTINLSYDELFLTLITTSIYSIMTALGAYLRLYEANIRQLYEFTTRHFRKRSAAGVHYISISSSVRFTNRYQFWWLVICVLGTMHWAIYPILSQERTLPFPCWYPVDVQQSPMYELAYIFQVLGQLQVSLVYGLAGALFMVLVFMTCSQFDMLCCSLTNICQSAMILNGGYRTELRHYQHNHEIDTREYVLKEVFREDLEHVQPTKTKSKLDQLSASQLYLTELSAELTCVLEDCINHHLLLLRFCQLLESCYHPYILLKLFQILLLLCFLAFMATVESLSTMKLINVLEYFMLTMTELYLYCFLGHILMNQGLKVGDALWKSPWHLCGASYRRRMLIILMNAQRPVRLTGLKLYELNLETYYTVLKAAFSYYTLIKKFR is encoded by the exons ATGACGTTGCGGTCAAGCAGTGAGGACGATCAGACATTGTCGTTGAATTTCCGGATGCTCGAACGGGTATTGCGGTTTGTGGCCCTGTGGCCAACGGACTATAATCCCTATCTGCCGAAGTATCTGCGCGGTCGGTACCTGCTCTCGGAGCTGATCAATTCGTGCTACATGCTGTTTTGGTTCTTCGTCTGCGTGCATATAGCGGCATTCCACATCGTCTCCATTTTGACGATCAATTTAAGCTACGACGAGCTGTTTCTTACGCTGATCACCACCAGCATCTACTCGATCATGACGGCGCTGGGTGCGTATCTTCGACTGTACGAAGCCAACATACGGCAGCTGTACGAATTCACGACGAGACACTTCCGGAAGAGGTCCGCCGCCGGTGTCCACTATATCTCGATCAGTTCCTCCGTGCGGTTCACCAACCGGTACCAGTTCTGGTGGCTCGTCATCTGTGTACTGGGCACGATGCACTGGGCAATCTATCCGATTCTGTCCCAGGAACGGACGCTACCCTTTCCCTGCTGGTACCCGGTGGACGTCCAGCAGTCTCCGATGTACGAACTGGCCTACATCTTCCAGGTGCTTGGACAACTGCAGGTGAGCCTTGTGTATGGTTTGGCTGGGGCACTCTTCATGGTGCTGGTGTTCATGACCTGCAGCCAGTTCGATATGCTCTGCTGCAGTCTAACGAACATCTGCCAGTCGGCCATGATCTTGAATGGGGGCTACCGCACGGAGCTGCGCCACTACCAACACAACCACGAGATAGACACACGCGAGTACGTCCTGAAGGAAGTGTTCCGAGAGGATCTCGAGCATGTGCAGCCAACTAAAACCAAATCGAAGCTCGACCAACTGTCCGCATCCCAGCTGTACCTCACGGAACTCTCGGCAGAGCTAACCTGCGTTCTGGAGGACTGCATTAATCATCATCTACTACTTCTGCGCTTCTGTCAACTGCTCGAAAGCTGCTACCATCCATACATTCTGCTAAAACTGTTCCAGATTCTACTGCTGCTTTGCTTCCTCGCCTTCATGGCAACGGTG gAAAGTTTGTctacaatgaaattaattaacgtGCTCGAGTACTTCATGCTCACGATGACGGAACTGTATCTGTACTGCTTTCTCGGACACATCCTCATGAACCAG GGCTTGAAAGTGGGTGACGCTCTGTGGAAATCTCCATGGCATCTGTGTGGAGCTTCCTATCGCCGTCGTATGTTGATTATCCTGATGAATGCCCAGCGCCCGGTACGCTTGACTGGTTTGAAGTTGTACGAGTTAAACCTGGAAACGTATTACACG GTCCTGAAGGCGGCCTTTTCTTACTACACGTTAATTAAAAAGTTCCGTTAG